From a region of the Vanessa atalanta chromosome 13, ilVanAtal1.2, whole genome shotgun sequence genome:
- the LOC125068164 gene encoding protein phosphatase PTC7 homolog, with amino-acid sequence MMQSVYWTGRVLSRAIRNGLTSFSSAAELNVSKKKHPYLVSVVCGFPKDIANGRSHKGQFGDDAWFSTNFNNADVIGVADGVGGWRAYGIDPGEFSSYLMRTCERLVRMGHFKMSEPGDLLAKSYYELLEHKKPILGSSTACVMILDRSESIMRAANIGDSGFMVVRGGRVVHRSHEQQHYFNTPYQLSLPPPGHDRNVLSDRPESAETAEFKVECGDVILVATDGVFDNVPEPVLVAEMRRAQALEGDAQRLQAVANSIAWMARNLSFDGCYMSPFAKSARQNGIDAIGGKPDDITVLLAIVAL; translated from the exons ATGATGCAGTCTGTATACTGGACAGGCAGAGTGCTATCACGTGCTATTAGAAATGGACTTACAAGTTTCTCGAGTGCTGCTGAATTAAACGTTTCTAAAAAGAAACATCCGTATTTAGTATCCGTAGTTTGTGGATTTCCTAAAGACATAGCTAATGGAAGATCCCATAAGGGTCAATTCGGAGACGACGCATGGTTTTCCACAAATTTCAACAATGCAGATGTCATTG gtgTTGCTGATGGAGTGGGAGGCTGGCGTGCATATGGAATTGATCCTGGAGAGTTCTCATCATATCTTATGAGGACATGTGAGAGACTGGTCAGAATGGGCCACTTTAAAATGTCGGAGCCAGGGGACTTGCTGGCCAAGTCTTATTATGAACTTTTAGAACATAAAAAACCCatattag GTAGCAGCACAGCATGCGTAATGATCCTAGACCGCAGTGAGAGTATAATGCGTGCGGCCAACATCGGCGACAGTGGTTTTATGGTTGTTCGTGGTGGGCGTGTTGTGCACCGCTCTCATGAACAACAGCACTACTTCAATACACCTTATCAATTAAGTCTGCCACCCCCTGGACATGATCGGAATGTTCTCAGTGATAG GCCAGAATCGGCGGAAACGGCCGAGTTCAAGGTGGAATGCGGCGACGTGATCCTCGTGGCGACGGACGGCGTGTTCGACAACGTGCCCGAGCCGGTGCTGGTGGCGGAGATGCGTCGCGCGCAGGCGCTGGAGGGTGACGCGCAGCGCCTGCAGGCCGTCGCCAACTCCATCGCATGGATGGCGCGCAACCTCTCCTTCGACGGGTGCTACATGTCGCCCTTCGCGAAGAGCGCGCGACAGAATGGCATCGATGCTATAG
- the LOC125068110 gene encoding AP-2 complex subunit alpha — MPAVRGDGMRGLAVFISDIRNCKSKEAEIKRINKELANIRSKFKGDKTLDGYQKKKYVCKLLFIFLLGHDIDFGHMEAVNLLSSNKYSEKQIGYLFISVLVNTNSDLIKLIIQSIKNDLQSRNPIHVNLALQCIANIGSKDMAEAFGTEIPKLLVSGDTMDVVKQSAALCLLRLFRKSPEIIPGGEWTSRIIHLLNDPHMGVVTAATSLIDALVKKNPDEYKGCVTLAVARLSRIVTASYTDLQDYTYYFVPAPWLSVKLLRLLQNYTPPSEEPGVRGRLSECLETIFNKAQEPPKSKKVQHSNAKNAVLFEAISLIIHNDSEPNLLVRACNQLGQFLSNRETNLRYLALESMCHLATSEFSHEAVKKHQEVVILSMKMEKDVSVRQQAVDLLYAMCDKTNAEEIVQEMLAYLETADYSIREEMVLKVAILAEKYATDFTWYVDVILNLIRIAGDYVSEEVWYRVIQIVINREEVQGYAAKTVFEALQAPTCHENMVKVGGYILGEFGNLIAGDTRSSPLVQFELLHSKYHLCSAATRALLLSTYIKLVNLFPEIKNRVQEVFRADSNLRSADVELQQRASEYLQLSIVASSDVLATVLEEMPAFPERESSILAVLKKKKPGRIPDDVRESKSPQPNITPAPVINNIANTNSSSADLLGLSTPPGTNAPTGNGLLDVLGDLYTTPKISPTTVQQNNIKKFLFKNNGVLFENDLIQIGVKSEYRQNLGRIGLFYGNKTQSPIQNVRPELHWNDLHKLNVQMKPMEPVLEAGAQIQQMLTAECIEDFLDSPSMSVSFLYNNVPQKISMKLPLTLNKFFEPTEMNGESFFARWKNLGGEQQRAQKIFKAQGSIDLTATRTKLAGFGMQLLDGIDPNPDNFVCAGIVHTRVQQVGCLMRLEPNKQAQMFRLTVRSSKETVSQEICNLLADQF; from the coding sequence ATGCCTGCCGTGAGGGGAGATGGTATGCGAGGGCTCGCAGTTTTTATATCTGATATAAGAAACTGTAAAAGCAAAGAAGCAGAAATTAAAAGAATCAATAAAGAACTGGCCAATATCCGCAGTAAGTTCAAAGGCGACAAAACCCTTGACGGCTATCAGAAAAAGAAGTATGTCTGTAAACTTCTGTTTATCTTCTTGTTGGGTCATGATATCGATTTCGGACACATGGAAGCAGTTAATTTACTTTCTTCCAACAAATATTCTGAGAAACAAATAGGCTACCTatttatatcagttttggtgAATACTAATAGTGATCTAATTAAACTCATTATTCAAAGTATTAAAAACGACTTGCAGTCTCGAAACCCTATTCATGTGAATCTTGCACTTCAATGCATAGCTAACATTGGGAGCAAAGATATGGCTGAAGCCTTTGGCACTGAAATACCAAAGTTGCTTGTTTCTGGTGATACAATGGATGTTGTAAAGCAATCTGCTGCTCTATGTTTGTTACGACTCTTTAGAAAGTCCCCTGAAATCATCCCTGGAGGGGAGTGGACTTCtagaataatacatttattaaatgacCCACATATGGGTGTTGTCACTGCAGCAACATCACTTATAGATGCACTTGTGAAGAAAAATCCAGATGAGTACAAAGGTTGTGTAACTCTCGCTGTAGCTCGATTAAGCAGAATAGTTACTGCCAGCTACACAGATTTGCAGGATTATACTTATTACTTTGTTCCTGCTCCATGGCTATCAGTAAAACTTTTGCGGTTGCTACAAAATTATACACCACCATCTGAGGAACCTGGAGTAAGAGGTCGCTTATCTGAGTGTTTGGAAACAATCTTCAATAAAGCTCAAGAGCCTCCAAAATCAAAAAAAGTTCAACATTCAAATGCAAAAAATGCTGTACTTTTTGAAGCAATAAGTCTCATTATTCATAATGACAGCGAGCCTAATTTGCTAGTTCGTGCATGCAATCAACTAGGACAATTTTTAAGTAATCGGGAAACTAATCTGAGATACTTAGCTCTTGAGTCTATGTGTCATCTTGCAACATCAGAATTTTCCCATGAAGCTGTCAAAAAGCATCAAGAAGTTGTAATACTTTCAATGAAAATGGAAAAAGATGTATCTGTACGACAGCAAGCAGTCGACTTGCTATATGCTATGTGTGATAAAACAAATGCTGAAGAAATTGTACAAGAAATGTTAGCTTATTTAGAAACAGCTGATTACTCCATAAGGGAAGAAATGGTTCTAAAAGTAGCCATATTAGCTGAAAAGTATGCCACTGACTTTACATGGTATGTGgatgttattttaaatcttattagaaTTGCTGGAGATTATGTTTCAGAAGAAGTGTGGTATAGAGTTATTCAAATTGTAATAAACAGAGAAGAAGTCCAAGGATATGCAGCTAAAACTGTTTTTGAAGCTTTACAAGCTCCAACTTGTCATGAAAATATGGTTAAAGTGGGGGGGTACATTCTTGGTGAATTTGGAAATTTAATAGCTGGTGATACTAGATCATCTCCACTAGTCCAGTTTGAACTTCTTCATTCCAAGTATCATCTGTGTTCTGCAGCAACAAGAGCACTTTTGTTGTCAACCTATATCAAACTTGTTAATTTGTTCCCAGAAATAAAAAACAGGGTACAGGAAGTTTTCCGTGCAGACTCAAATTTGCGATCTGCTGATGTAGAGCTCCAACAGAGGGCCTCTGAATATTTGCAGTTGAGCATTGTTGCCAGTTCAGATGTTTTAGCAACGGTGTTGGAAGAGATGCCAGCCTTCCCAGAAAGGGAATCATCAATATTAGCAGTTCTCAAAAAGAAAAAGCCAGGTCGTATCCCTGATGATGTAAGAGAATCAAAAAGCCCACAGCCAAATATTACACCAGCTCCAGTGATTAATAACATAGCAAATACAAACAGCTCAAGTGCTGATTTACTTGGTTTATCCACTCCACCTGGTACAAATGCACCTACTGGAAATGGTTTGTTAGATGTCCTAGGTGACTTGTATACAACACCCAAAATTAGCCCAACAACAGTGCaacagaataatataaaaaaatttttgttcaaAAACAATGGAGTACTTTTTGAAAATGATCTTATTCAAATAGGAGTTAAAAGTGAATACAGGCAAAACTTGGGTAGAATTGGtttattttatggaaataaaacaCAATCTCCAATACAAAATGTACGCCCTGAACTGCATTGGAATGATCTACATAAGCTCAATGTTCAAATGAAACCTATGGAACCAGTATTGGAAGCAGGTGCTCAAATTCAACAAATGTTGACTGCAGAATGTATTGAAGATTTTCTTGATAGTCCTAGCATGTCTGTGTCATTTCTTTACAACAATGTCCCCCAAAAAATTTCTATGAAACTTCCACTGACACTCAATAAGTTCTTTGAACCAACAGAAATGAATGGAGAATCTTTCTTTGCGAGATGGAAAAACTTAGGAGGTGAACAACAGAGggcccaaaaaatatttaaagcacaGGGATCCATAGATTTAACAGCAACACGTACAAAACTAGCTGGTTTTGGTATGCAGTTACTTGATGGTATTGATCCGAATCCTGATAATTTTGTTTGTGCGGGTATAGTGCACACCAGAGTTCAACAAGTAGGTTGTCTCATGAGATTGGAACCAAATAAACAAGCTCAAATGTTTAGACTCACTGTGAGATCAAGTAAAGAAACAGTTTCACAAGAAATTTGTAATTTGCTGGCAGACCAGTTCTAA
- the LOC125068172 gene encoding INO80 complex subunit E codes for MLDGWYCRSIANMQANEAASASNSISVDPPHSRDSRKDYSSDSSSDPEPEPNYKAQYLTLKKKLKYLIYENECFQDALRCSQKRLLKVSRDRSFLLDRLLQYEKHESTTSDSEDTESSDDATYNNAEAMKRKKMDTGAVQQALSTPSSLNKGLNNTMKRKRAVVPKKTPNPNNPHQSSAAMMVKASPALGFSLSASDGHMTPEEVERHLQSRQSYLELLPERAPPTVPTEMFSNDPSLDSESNDVLENSPNVEEWFD; via the exons ATGCTCGATGGGTGGTACTGTCGCTCTATAGCGAATATGCAGGCTAATGAAGCGGCCAGTGCCAGTAATAGCATAAGTGTCGATCCTCCACATAGTCGTGATTCACGGAAAGACTACTCTAGCGACAGCAGCAGTGATCCTGAACCAGAACCTAATTACAAAGCGCAATATTTAACACTGAAGAAGAAACTCAAGTatcttatatat GAAAATGAATGTTTCCAAGATGCCTTGAGATGTAGTCAGAAGAGGTTATTAAAAGTTTCTCGTGATCGTAGCTTTCTTTTAGATAGACTTTTACAGTATGAAAAGCATGAGAGTACAACTTCAGACAGTGAAGACACAGAATCCTCAGATGATGCTACTTATAATAATGCTGAGGCTATGAAAAG gaAAAAGATGGACACTGGTGCAGTTCAGCAAGCTTTGTCCACACCGTCTTCGCTCAATAAAGGTCTCAATAATACTATGAAAAGGAAAAGAGCTGTTGTCcctaaaaaaacaccaaatcCTAATAATCCT CATCAATCTAGTGCTGCAATGATGGTGAAAGCATCGCCAGCACTAGGATTCAGCCTTTCGGCCAGCGACGGCCACATGACTCCCGAAGAGGTAGAGCGTCATCTACAATCGCGTCAATCGTACCTCGAACTTTTGCCTGAGCGGGCACCTCCTACTGTACCTACTGAGATGTTTAGCAATGACCCCTCACTGGACAG TGAATCTAACGACGTTCTGGAAAATTCGCCCAATGTTGAAGAGTGGTTTGATTAA